gtttttgtttccagGACAGTGAGGCTTGCCATGCAGGTTCCTGTACTCATGACAACACAGGGTCAGAAAATCTCCACAGTAACCGTCAACTCTCCCACCGTCCGCTCGCCGATCCTTCCTGCGTCCAACTCCATCGCTGGGGGAAACAGCGCAGGCAAAGTGGTTCTCCAGGCCGTGCCAACGCTAGTGCCTGCTCAGGGCCAAAGCGGTGAGAGAATCACCTTGCAGCTCATCACCCTTCCCACCATGCCTGGCAAACCGGGCACTCCCATTACTCTGAGCACACTCTCCCCCGTCACCGTGCCTACCAGCAACACCCAAGTCCTGAAGCTCGCCGTCCCCTCCAACATCTCCACAACGTCCTCCGCAGCTCCTGTAACTGTGGTGACCTCTCAGCCGGGAGTGACTGTGGTGCCAAACACACAGCCAGCAATGTCCTTACAGGATGTGACTATTATTAAAGTTGAAACTCCCGACGTTTCTGTCGATCAGACACCTAACATGGCTGCGGAGAACGCACCGAGCACACAGACGAACCCCACGACCACGCAGAGCTGAGCAAACCGACATCAATGCTTGTGACAcagatgcaaataaaacaagtgaTGTGAAGAGTGGCTGTGTCTCACGTGAAACGGATGAAACCAGCACTACAGCTCAGACGCTTGTTTACGTCCAACACTATAACCACCGTGTGTAGCCTGAGCCTGGGTtagacttttcttttctttcttaaattTATCTATTCAAATCACGCTTTGTTATAGCTTACATCTGTGCCGTGATGCTGTAGGAACGAACCTCACTTGGTGCTAAAGACTGAGAGGAAGTCATGTGAATAAAGAGAAACAGCCAAGGTTTTGACCACCTGGTAATTTGGAGCAGAAACCAATCTGTGCATAGACATACAATTGCGgtagttaatgataataaaacagcCTTAGGTCAGCATTTTCCTCATCAAATCATTACTAAAAGTAATTGATTGTGCTTTCTGTGTAAATatgagatttgtttttttgatattttgtaccaagaagtgttttgttttttgttttgctttttttttacagttcaaaGGAAACTGTTCTGAAggacattcaaatgttttgggggtttttgtcaattcaaacttttaaaataattttctttctgtgcATTTATCACTGTACGTTTTCTGTATCATGCGTTCACTGCTTTGTATTttgcagatcttttttttttcacatgtacAAAAAAGGGAAAGAATGTCTGATACAGTATATTGAATATTCAATATATGAAgcatatattttgttgtattctTACCCTAAAATTGTATCCAAGTAGATTTAAATATAGAGAATTATGCAAACGactggctcttttttttttttttttttttttttttttttttttgttaattggcTGAGAGGGATTTGGACCAGAATAGATTGACTAAAGAATGAAACTCTTTGCATCCGAATCATAAAAGATTTTATCATTAAAGGGTGAATTTACAAGGctacaaaataatgttaatataatcaATGTTAAGTGGACGGTAggtaattaagaaaaaaactacaCTGTAACTAATGTAACTTTTGGCCCTCTAGCAGTTGAAGGATCAAACTacaaattaaatgcagagaaGCAATGTTCTGGTAATTGGTTGAGCTGTGCTTCCAGTCAGTGGATGAATCTGATTGCTTGAGGCATCATTAGTTCAGTAACATCAAAACTAGTCAGGTATATGTATATGTCTTTATTGTTTAGacttgtaaaaatatttttatttaatttattattagatataaTGATGCCATTAATATTGGGTAAGGTAAGATGATGGATAATAGTGACTGGGCTATTTAtaggcaaataaataataaactgccAGTGAACAACAGATAGTATCCTATGAAAAGTATGTCGATTCATGTTTTATGATGGATAACGATAACGTAGCTTTTTGCTTGTAAAATCTTCAGCTCAAGGATAATTTGTTTTGGTTTCATACTACCAGGGCAAATCCCACTGCATAGTAATAGCACCCTCACCTTTATCAGTCTTTATATACTATATTCCAGAGGTGCTCAATCCTGCCTCTGGAGATCAACTTCAGATTCATTACAGTTTGTCATTAAAGAAAGAGACCACACTATTTAAATACACTGTGATGTATTTACTGATCAAGGGCAAACATATCAATAATTACAGTGTTACTAAAAGAAAAAGTACAGtcagtataaatataaactttttttcatttgtgcgTCTTCCTGAGATCATCCTTTAGcacttaataaattacaatatattgcACAACCTCTGTTTAACAAACAACGAGAGCATAATAATAATCTCAATTGAGGAAAATGATAAGCACAGAGGTGTATTAAGACCTACGTCAGCAGGTGAAAATAAGgtttatgtgaataaaatatatgttacatTCTATGCAGTGATGCAAATAACGCATTCTCACATTCTGACGTGTGCACACATACCCTAGGAATGTCCTAAGCTGCTCTGGATCCCTATTGGACAGCTCTAATGATTGACGGCTACATGAGCCTATGAGGCTGCTGACTGAAGCTTAGGTCACACACCAGTGACAGATGATCAGAGGGATAATGATACGACGGAAGCCGGTCCGGCCCAATCTGCTCTTCACTCGGTATCTTTAGCACAGCATCCACCTGGAAGGCTCTTTCCGAGTACCAAATGTAGTCCAAGGTGGAGCGGCTCTCTCCACTGGGCCGGATTTTCCAGCTGGTGTAGGGTGGCTCTGTGTTCCCGTCCTCACTCAGACACTTGTAAGCACTATCTAGCCCCAGAGGAGAAGTTACGAAGCGCCTGTACACTTCCTCGTTCGGTTCCGCATTAAAATCCCCACACACCACCAACGGAATACCCCCTTCACTCTCCCCAACCCTAGTCCGGTTTTCATCATCCATCTCCAGGTGGGACTGTGTGGTTAGTTCGCAAAGCTGCTGGAGGAGGTGGGCCCCCTGTGCGCTTCGAAACGCCTCCCAGCCGCTCCGCGCTTTCAGGTGCGTTACCGCCACGCAGAAGACTCGACCCGTGAACCTGCAGCGAAGAGTAGCCACGATGGCAACCTGGTTGGTTTTGAGCATCATGGCGGAGAGTCTGAGGTGAGCGGTGTGGAGCAGCTGGAAGCGACGGCGGTTGAAGAACAGAGCGCAGCCGTCGGGGCCATTGTTATTGTGAACGTCCAGGCAGGGGGAGCACGGCTTGGGGCAGAAAGTGCTCTGGTAGCCGAGGCTGGCGAGCACGGGCTGGAAGGTGTCGAAGTAGTGGTCCACCTCCTGTAGACACAACACATCTGGCCTGTAGGTGAGGATCTCTTCCAGTATGAGATACTTCCTCTCTGACCAGTTCAGCGCATCCATTGGGCAGCGCACAAAACCGTCCTTGCCTTCACCCAGAGCTGCAGATACAAGAACAATGAAGAACGTTTAAGGTTTACATATGGTAACACTGCAGTGAAAaggtttataaagttttataaacaacaaacaagGAGTTTTTAAAGCGGGTGCTAGGACTGCCTCATACAttcagaaaaaatacaaatgtaacggtgtatatgattttttttaaaaaaagcaacttgGTCAACTTGAGTCCAAgagaatataaaaattaaaaaaaaaaacatttttttttttttttttttacagaccccaaaccttttgaattttattatcACATACTTCATgatttttcaagtttttaaacaatattttcacattatattttaagaatttgcTTAGGGTTTAGTAAAGtggcaatataaaatatatattacttcaGGAAAAATAGCATTAgaattctaaataatattaagcTTATTTTTCtcacatatacaaatatatatatatatagctgccTTAATATTTTAGAAGCGCAAAAGCCCTGGTTTGTTACCTCGTGTAAATCAACCATGAAACGAACACGTAAGCAGACAGACTCTGTACCTTGTGCTAAGATGTTCCACTGCATGACACGGATGGGTGCGCTCTGCAGTGAGCAGGCTCTGCTCATCATAAAGTCTCTGTGCAGTCGAGGAGGCCGGTTCCTCAAAACCTCCTCACATTCACGCAGCAGCGCATCGGGGTCAGCCTGCTCGTACTCGTAGTCGTCAGTATCCACATTCGAATCTGCCACAGCGGCGCTGCTCAGAGTCTGGGCCAGAGTGCTGAAGTGtctactgctgctgctgctgctgctgcccaTCTGA
The genomic region above belongs to Puntigrus tetrazona isolate hp1 chromosome 14, ASM1883169v1, whole genome shotgun sequence and contains:
- the nocta gene encoding nocturnin isoform X1, which codes for MYPARRCSSLLHRDLAAACLSSLGTHPRRTAPVKKRAHPLPARANSSPLLLGSLQVCQMGSSSSSSSRHFSTLAQTLSSAAVADSNVDTDDYEYEQADPDALLRECEEVLRNRPPRLHRDFMMSRACSLQSAPIRVMQWNILAQALGEGKDGFVRCPMDALNWSERKYLILEEILTYRPDVLCLQEVDHYFDTFQPVLASLGYQSTFCPKPCSPCLDVHNNNGPDGCALFFNRRRFQLLHTAHLRLSAMMLKTNQVAIVATLRCRFTGRVFCVAVTHLKARSGWEAFRSAQGAHLLQQLCELTTQSHLEMDDENRTRVGESEGGIPLVVCGDFNAEPNEEVYRRFVTSPLGLDSAYKCLSEDGNTEPPYTSWKIRPSGESRSTLDYIWYSERAFQVDAVLKIPSEEQIGPDRLPSYHYPSDHLSLVCDLSFSQQPHRLM
- the nocta gene encoding nocturnin isoform X2, whose product is MESDDTLCQMGSSSSSSSRHFSTLAQTLSSAAVADSNVDTDDYEYEQADPDALLRECEEVLRNRPPRLHRDFMMSRACSLQSAPIRVMQWNILAQALGEGKDGFVRCPMDALNWSERKYLILEEILTYRPDVLCLQEVDHYFDTFQPVLASLGYQSTFCPKPCSPCLDVHNNNGPDGCALFFNRRRFQLLHTAHLRLSAMMLKTNQVAIVATLRCRFTGRVFCVAVTHLKARSGWEAFRSAQGAHLLQQLCELTTQSHLEMDDENRTRVGESEGGIPLVVCGDFNAEPNEEVYRRFVTSPLGLDSAYKCLSEDGNTEPPYTSWKIRPSGESRSTLDYIWYSERAFQVDAVLKIPSEEQIGPDRLPSYHYPSDHLSLVCDLSFSQQPHRLM